A single region of the Bacillus cereus genome encodes:
- a CDS encoding alanine/glycine:cation symporter family protein — translation MEQLVEWLVGQVWSIGLVVFALGAGVYFTIATRFLQIRYFKEMIKLLFEGKSSETGISSFQAFCLALSGRVGIGNIAGVATAIAFGGPGAVFWMWIMALLGAASAFVESTLSQVYKSKVGNEYRGGTPYFIEKGLKMKWFAVIVAVVVTLSYGVLLPGIQSSSIAVGFENSNGISKYITGILLVILLAAIIFGGVKRIAGVSQMLVPFMAIGYVIVTCIVLIANVTEIPSMFALIFSSAFGVNEMFGGIVGAAIAWGVKRAVFSNVAGVGEATYSSAAAEVSHPAKQGLVQAFSVYIDTIVVCTATALMILITGMYNVIPEGKSAIVKNIENVDAGPIYTQQAVETVMTGFGPIFISIAIFFFAFTTLLAYYYIAETTLTYLDRDLKYSWLKPVLKIGFLIMVYIGSVESASLLWNLGDLGIGSMAWLNLIAILLLSKIALKVLKDYEAQKKEGKDPVFDPKNVGIEGLTFWEEKSKEVERKNSTEKVTVDDSVKF, via the coding sequence ATGGAGCAGTTAGTAGAATGGTTAGTAGGGCAAGTATGGAGTATTGGTTTAGTTGTTTTCGCATTAGGAGCAGGAGTGTATTTTACAATTGCCACTCGTTTTTTACAAATTCGTTATTTTAAAGAGATGATTAAACTATTATTTGAAGGGAAGAGCTCGGAGACGGGAATATCATCCTTTCAAGCGTTCTGTTTAGCCTTATCAGGTAGGGTTGGAATAGGTAATATCGCAGGGGTAGCGACAGCTATCGCTTTTGGCGGGCCTGGAGCTGTATTTTGGATGTGGATAATGGCTTTGCTAGGGGCCGCTAGTGCGTTCGTTGAATCAACATTATCTCAAGTGTATAAGAGTAAAGTAGGGAATGAATATCGCGGCGGTACACCATATTTTATTGAAAAAGGTTTAAAAATGAAATGGTTTGCAGTCATTGTAGCGGTCGTTGTAACACTTTCATATGGCGTTTTATTACCAGGTATTCAATCTAGTAGTATCGCAGTTGGATTTGAAAATTCTAATGGTATTAGCAAATATATAACTGGTATATTATTAGTTATATTATTAGCAGCGATCATTTTTGGTGGCGTAAAGAGAATTGCCGGCGTTTCGCAAATGCTTGTTCCATTTATGGCAATTGGTTATGTAATTGTTACATGTATCGTATTAATTGCGAATGTAACGGAAATTCCAAGTATGTTTGCATTAATTTTCTCTAGTGCTTTTGGTGTAAATGAAATGTTTGGCGGAATCGTCGGTGCAGCAATTGCATGGGGAGTAAAGCGTGCTGTATTTTCAAACGTCGCTGGTGTTGGAGAAGCGACGTATAGCTCCGCGGCTGCTGAAGTATCGCATCCTGCAAAACAAGGGTTAGTTCAAGCGTTTTCTGTATATATCGATACAATTGTTGTATGTACAGCGACAGCGCTTATGATCTTAATAACAGGTATGTATAATGTAATACCTGAAGGGAAAAGCGCTATTGTAAAGAATATAGAAAATGTAGATGCAGGTCCAATTTATACACAACAAGCAGTTGAAACTGTTATGACAGGATTTGGTCCAATATTTATTTCAATCGCAATCTTCTTCTTCGCATTTACAACTTTACTCGCTTACTACTATATCGCTGAAACGACGCTTACTTATTTAGATCGTGACCTCAAATATAGCTGGTTAAAACCAGTATTGAAAATTGGGTTTTTAATTATGGTTTATATCGGTAGCGTAGAATCAGCGTCGCTATTATGGAACCTTGGAGATTTAGGAATCGGTAGTATGGCATGGTTAAACTTAATCGCGATTCTACTATTAAGTAAAATCGCATTAAAAGTGTTAAAAGATTATGAAGCACAGAAAAAAGAAGGGAAAGATCCAGTGTTTGACCCTAAAAATGTGGGAATTGAAGGTTTAACATTTTGGGAAGAAAAAAGTAAAGAAGTTGAAAGAAAAAACTCTACTGAAAAAGTAACAGTGGATGATAGTGTAAAATTTTAG
- a CDS encoding aldehyde dehydrogenase family protein: protein MLTTNIELKPKVKAFLNEEVKMFINGEFVPSISGKTFETYNPATEDVLAVVCEAQEEDIDVAVKAARLAFESGPWAEMTTAERAHLIYKLADLIEEHREELAQLEALDNGKPYQVALDDDISATVENYRYYAGWATKIIGQTIPISKDYLNYTRHEPVGVVGQIIPWNFPLVMSSWKMGAALATGCTIVLKPAEQTPLSLLYTAKLFKEAGFPSGVVNFVPGFGQEAGAAIVNHHDIDKVAFTGSTVTGKYIMRQSAETIKHVTLELGGKSPNIILEDADLEEAINGAFQGIMYNHGQNCSAGSRVFVHRKHYETVVEELVKRANNIKLGAGMETDTEMGPLVSKKQQERVLNYIAQGRAEGATVAAGGERAFEKGYFVQPTVFTNVTDDMTIVKEEIFGPVVVVLPFDSTEEVIERANRSSYGLAAGVWTQNIKTGHQVANRLKAGTVWINDYNLENAAAPFGGYKQSGIGRELGSYALDNYTEVKSVWVNIK, encoded by the coding sequence ATGTTAACGACAAACATTGAGCTGAAACCAAAAGTGAAAGCGTTTTTAAATGAAGAAGTCAAAATGTTTATTAATGGAGAATTTGTTCCTTCTATTAGCGGGAAGACGTTTGAAACATACAATCCAGCAACAGAAGATGTTCTAGCTGTCGTATGTGAAGCACAAGAAGAAGATATTGATGTCGCAGTAAAGGCGGCAAGATTGGCTTTTGAATCAGGCCCTTGGGCAGAAATGACTACTGCTGAAAGAGCGCATCTTATCTATAAATTAGCAGACTTAATTGAAGAACATAGAGAAGAATTAGCACAGCTTGAGGCTTTAGATAATGGGAAGCCATATCAAGTAGCACTTGATGATGATATTTCAGCGACTGTAGAAAATTATCGTTATTACGCGGGATGGGCTACAAAAATTATCGGGCAAACCATTCCGATTTCAAAAGATTATTTAAATTACACACGCCATGAACCAGTTGGTGTTGTTGGTCAAATTATTCCGTGGAATTTTCCGCTCGTTATGTCTTCTTGGAAAATGGGTGCCGCTCTTGCGACAGGTTGTACGATTGTACTAAAACCTGCAGAGCAAACGCCTTTATCTTTATTATATACAGCGAAGCTATTTAAAGAAGCTGGTTTTCCAAGTGGTGTCGTAAACTTTGTACCAGGTTTCGGCCAAGAAGCAGGAGCTGCAATTGTAAACCATCATGATATTGATAAAGTAGCTTTCACAGGTTCCACAGTTACAGGGAAATATATTATGCGTCAATCTGCAGAGACAATTAAACATGTAACTTTAGAACTTGGTGGTAAGTCACCAAATATCATTTTAGAAGACGCTGATTTAGAAGAAGCGATTAACGGTGCATTCCAAGGCATTATGTACAATCATGGTCAAAATTGTAGTGCAGGATCCCGTGTATTTGTTCATCGGAAGCATTATGAAACTGTAGTAGAAGAGCTTGTAAAAAGGGCAAATAATATTAAACTTGGAGCCGGGATGGAAACAGATACAGAAATGGGTCCACTCGTATCTAAAAAACAACAAGAGCGTGTGCTAAATTACATTGCACAAGGAAGAGCTGAAGGTGCTACTGTTGCAGCTGGTGGTGAGCGTGCATTTGAAAAAGGTTATTTTGTTCAGCCGACAGTATTCACAAATGTTACGGATGATATGACAATTGTTAAGGAAGAAATCTTTGGACCAGTTGTCGTTGTACTTCCATTTGATTCGACAGAAGAAGTAATTGAAAGAGCAAACCGCTCTTCATATGGGCTTGCTGCTGGGGTATGGACACAAAATATTAAAACTGGACATCAAGTTGCTAATAGATTAAAGGCAGGAACAGTGTGGATTAATGATTATAACTTAGAAAATGCAGCGGCACCATTTGGTGGATATAAACAATCAGGTATTGGACGTGAGTTAGGTTCATATGCACTTGATAATTATACAGAAGTGAAAAGTGTTTGGGTAAATATAAAGTGA
- the dapA gene encoding 4-hydroxy-tetrahydrodipicolinate synthase, whose amino-acid sequence MQNIKGAFPVLITPMDEFQEIDWKGVKQNVNYFIEKKVAGIIINGSTGEFVSLSKEERFNMVETVLKEVDGRIPVIVGTAAETTKETIEYTKHAEAHGADCALIINSYYCKPKEEEIYFHFKEISNAVNIPIMLYNNPFTSGVDMSTELMLRIGKECENVTHIKESSGDIRKARDLVRQGEGAFQVFCGSEDLVMESYLVGATGWVSVAGNIVPGLVTKMYEHFQNGELEKAWEINDAILPLCEFLEGSGKYVQIVKRSMELHGQVGGPSRYPRLGLTEEEDQKLQTILSEIAAHVAV is encoded by the coding sequence ATGCAAAATATTAAAGGGGCATTTCCAGTATTAATAACACCAATGGATGAGTTTCAAGAGATTGATTGGAAAGGTGTAAAGCAAAACGTAAACTACTTTATTGAGAAAAAAGTAGCTGGAATTATTATTAATGGAAGTACGGGAGAATTTGTTAGTTTATCAAAAGAAGAACGATTTAACATGGTAGAAACAGTATTAAAAGAAGTTGATGGCCGTATTCCAGTCATTGTTGGAACTGCTGCGGAGACGACGAAAGAAACGATTGAATATACGAAACATGCAGAAGCGCACGGAGCGGATTGTGCATTAATTATAAACTCTTACTATTGTAAACCGAAGGAAGAGGAAATCTATTTTCATTTTAAAGAAATCTCAAACGCTGTAAATATACCAATAATGTTATACAATAACCCATTTACTTCTGGTGTTGATATGAGTACAGAGCTAATGCTCCGTATTGGAAAAGAGTGTGAAAATGTTACACATATTAAAGAATCTAGCGGAGATATTCGAAAAGCGAGAGATTTAGTAAGACAAGGCGAAGGTGCTTTTCAAGTTTTCTGTGGGTCTGAAGATTTAGTTATGGAATCTTATTTAGTTGGTGCAACGGGATGGGTTTCAGTGGCTGGAAATATCGTTCCAGGTCTCGTTACGAAAATGTATGAGCATTTTCAAAATGGTGAATTAGAAAAAGCATGGGAAATAAACGATGCTATTTTACCTCTTTGTGAGTTTCTTGAAGGGTCTGGGAAATATGTACAAATCGTTAAACGTTCAATGGAATTACACGGGCAAGTCGGAGGGCCTTCACGTTATCCGAGATTAGGATTAACTGAAGAAGAAGATCAAAAACTTCAAACGATATTATCCGAAATCGCAGCTCATGTAGCTGTTTAA
- a CDS encoding proline racemase family protein yields the protein MNIQKMYTAVDVHVAGEAFRVIKDVPCKYYYSLEHLNEQFSGELAEEMQLLLNEPRGFIGLNGCIVVPSIHKEVDAAVLFFNHEGSIPLHYGGIVAVITMLLESGYLKKRESNQYKIETLSGIFSVHAYVENDEVISVSFESKLCYMIEKNLKAGNISYSLIQADKVYAVVEKDTYSPEISIENISKLKKWGEATLQAIQTQSLIKRLILVDSMQKEKNHIKSITFHEDNFIVRSPGFVSTIVSYVHALFKNEYIADKAFKNESIFNSFITVEQVKKEELGYIFRFESRGFITGMQTFLLDPTDPFPTGFLLK from the coding sequence ATGAACATTCAAAAAATGTATACAGCAGTAGATGTGCACGTAGCTGGCGAAGCATTTCGTGTAATAAAGGACGTACCATGCAAATACTACTACAGTTTAGAACATTTAAATGAACAATTTTCAGGCGAATTAGCAGAAGAAATGCAGCTTTTATTAAATGAACCACGTGGTTTTATTGGGTTAAATGGATGTATTGTCGTTCCTTCTATTCATAAAGAAGTTGATGCAGCTGTATTATTTTTTAATCATGAAGGATCTATTCCTCTTCATTATGGAGGTATTGTTGCGGTAATAACGATGTTACTAGAAAGTGGATATTTAAAAAAGAGAGAGTCTAATCAATACAAAATTGAAACACTATCTGGAATATTTTCAGTCCATGCCTATGTAGAGAATGATGAAGTTATTTCGGTGTCGTTTGAAAGTAAACTATGTTATATGATTGAGAAAAATTTAAAGGCTGGTAATATAAGTTACTCTCTCATACAGGCAGATAAAGTATATGCAGTTGTAGAAAAGGATACGTATTCGCCAGAAATCAGTATTGAAAACATCTCTAAATTAAAAAAATGGGGTGAAGCTACACTTCAAGCTATACAAACACAGTCATTAATAAAAAGACTTATTTTAGTAGATTCTATGCAAAAAGAAAAGAACCATATAAAGTCGATTACATTTCATGAAGATAACTTTATAGTGCGTTCACCAGGTTTTGTTTCTACTATTGTGTCTTATGTTCATGCTTTATTTAAAAATGAATATATAGCGGATAAAGCTTTTAAAAATGAAAGTATTTTTAATAGCTTTATAACAGTGGAACAAGTGAAGAAAGAAGAGCTAGGATACATTTTCCGTTTTGAAAGTAGAGGGTTTATTACAGGCATGCAGACGTTTCTATTAGACCCTACAGATCCGTTTCCAACAGGATTTCTATTAAAATAA
- a CDS encoding proline racemase family protein, with product MRSQKVFTTIDTHTGGNPTRTLISGLPKLIGETMAEKMLHMKKEYDWIRKLLMNEPRGHDVMSGALLTDPCHPEADIGVIYIETGGYLPMCGHDTIGVCTALVESGLIPVIEPVTSLKLDTPAGLVEVDISVQDGKAKEVSFCNIPAFLLKNISVHVEEIGTVEADIAYGGNFYAIIDAKSVGLELIPEKASTIIDKAIHIRNTINEKFEIIHPEYSFIRGLTHVEFYTDPTHESAHVKNTVVVPPGGIDRSPCGTGTSAKLAVLYAHKKIDIDEEFVHESIVGSLFKGCVMNTTYVENIEAVVTKITGSAWLMGMHRFFYNEKDPLKDGFLLIPPMEHETEDVK from the coding sequence ATGAGGTCACAGAAAGTCTTTACGACGATTGATACACATACGGGCGGGAATCCAACGAGGACATTAATTAGCGGACTTCCTAAGTTAATTGGAGAGACGATGGCAGAGAAGATGTTACATATGAAAAAGGAGTATGACTGGATTCGCAAATTGTTAATGAATGAGCCACGTGGTCATGATGTAATGTCAGGAGCACTATTAACAGATCCGTGTCATCCTGAAGCTGATATAGGTGTTATATACATAGAGACAGGTGGATATTTACCGATGTGTGGCCACGATACAATCGGTGTATGTACAGCTTTAGTTGAATCAGGTTTAATTCCAGTAATTGAACCGGTTACTTCTTTAAAGCTAGATACACCAGCTGGCTTAGTTGAAGTAGATATTTCTGTTCAAGATGGAAAAGCGAAAGAAGTCTCCTTCTGTAACATACCAGCTTTTTTACTGAAAAATATTTCTGTGCACGTCGAAGAAATTGGAACTGTAGAGGCGGATATTGCGTATGGAGGGAATTTTTATGCCATTATCGATGCGAAATCAGTAGGTTTAGAGTTAATACCAGAAAAAGCATCTACAATCATTGATAAGGCGATTCATATTAGAAATACAATTAATGAGAAGTTTGAAATCATTCATCCAGAGTATTCGTTTATAAGAGGATTAACACATGTTGAATTTTATACAGATCCTACTCATGAAAGTGCGCATGTGAAAAATACAGTTGTTGTTCCGCCAGGAGGAATTGATCGATCTCCATGTGGCACAGGAACATCAGCGAAGTTAGCTGTATTATACGCTCATAAAAAAATTGATATCGATGAAGAATTTGTTCATGAGAGTATTGTAGGTTCTTTATTTAAAGGGTGTGTTATGAATACAACATATGTAGAAAATATTGAAGCTGTAGTAACGAAAATTACGGGATCAGCTTGGCTTATGGGTATGCATAGATTTTTTTACAATGAAAAGGATCCACTTAAAGATGGCTTCTTGCTAATTCCGCCGATGGAACATGAAACGGAGGATGTAAAATGA
- a CDS encoding NAD(P)/FAD-dependent oxidoreductase, translating into MRHCDVLIIGGGIIGCSIAYYTSKYGRNVTIIEKGEFVSGTSSRCDGNILAIDKDPGFDSQMSLVSQNLVTELSVELEHSFEYRAPGSILVCESDEEMEAAQQWVNRQKEAGLPFRMLDRQDIREESPFFADDLLGGLECATDSTVNPYLLAFSLLAESKKFGTKAFNHTEVKEMKRDTDGSFIVETTNGTFTAKQVVNAAGVWAPKIGQMLDVNIPIEPRKGHIIVASRQQHVGCRKVMEFGYLISKFGGKRKVDALTEKYGVALVFEPTESQNFLIGSSREFVGFHTRINNEVIKCIANRAIRFYPKMADMMVIRSYAGLRPWTEDHLPIISGVEHIPNYFIAAGHEGDGISLAAVTGKVIEELLNEKETIIPIEPLRLSRFTERVLNG; encoded by the coding sequence GTGAGACACTGTGACGTTTTAATAATAGGCGGTGGTATTATAGGCTGCTCTATCGCGTATTACACATCAAAATACGGAAGAAACGTAACAATCATTGAAAAAGGAGAATTTGTCAGTGGGACGTCTTCACGGTGTGATGGGAACATTTTGGCTATTGATAAAGACCCAGGTTTTGATAGTCAAATGTCGTTAGTAAGTCAAAATTTAGTAACTGAATTAAGTGTAGAGTTGGAGCACTCATTTGAATATAGAGCGCCAGGAAGTATTCTCGTTTGTGAATCAGACGAAGAGATGGAGGCAGCACAGCAATGGGTGAATCGTCAAAAAGAAGCTGGTTTACCGTTTCGAATGCTTGATCGGCAAGATATAAGAGAAGAATCGCCATTTTTTGCGGATGATTTATTAGGTGGTTTAGAATGCGCAACGGATTCGACTGTAAATCCATATCTTCTTGCTTTTTCACTTCTTGCAGAATCGAAGAAATTTGGTACGAAAGCTTTTAATCATACAGAAGTAAAAGAAATGAAAAGAGATACAGACGGTTCCTTTATTGTAGAAACGACAAATGGGACGTTTACTGCGAAGCAAGTGGTGAACGCAGCCGGTGTGTGGGCTCCTAAAATTGGACAGATGTTAGATGTCAATATCCCAATTGAACCGAGAAAGGGGCATATTATTGTAGCTTCCAGGCAACAACACGTTGGCTGCCGTAAAGTAATGGAATTTGGTTATTTAATTTCTAAATTTGGCGGAAAACGAAAAGTGGATGCTTTAACTGAGAAATACGGGGTAGCTCTTGTATTTGAACCGACAGAAAGCCAAAATTTTTTAATTGGTAGTAGTCGAGAGTTTGTAGGGTTTCATACGAGGATAAATAACGAGGTTATTAAATGTATTGCAAATAGAGCAATTCGTTTTTATCCGAAAATGGCAGATATGATGGTGATTCGTTCATATGCTGGATTACGCCCGTGGACAGAAGATCATTTGCCAATCATTTCAGGAGTGGAACATATTCCGAACTACTTTATAGCAGCAGGACATGAAGGCGATGGAATTAGTCTTGCGGCAGTTACTGGGAAAGTGATTGAGGAGTTATTAAATGAAAAAGAAACAATCATTCCTATTGAACCACTTCGTTTGAGTCGTTTTACAGAAAGGGTGTTAAATGGATGA
- a CDS encoding sigma-54 interaction domain-containing protein codes for MTFSFPTIKEFIKILSIDRTSMFKYMKQVGGKFYYIHSSTEKWSCAVIYENDSFNALIEAFSSYSAVVIINETQEPICCITAQRTIPFLYKYYNELQAFYNTVIQTTDSSVTVIDDKECVRTWTDGAEKIFSVNHNEIIGQPITRFFDYKDLEILQSLHDGKSIIAQFHQPRPDLFVLINSNPVYYNEEIIGAVVSETDVTNQVALNEKLFNMSHEMHRLEQEVAKYKDTSDPFLAMNGKSPVIQRTIQLARKVCSVKSTVLILGESGVGKEVFAKAIHEASETANAPFISINCGAIPEALFESELFGYERGAFSGANSKGKKGKIELAQGGTLFLDEIGEMPLDMQVKLLRVLQERKYYRVGGEKEINIDFRIIAATNRDLQEEMRKGTFREDLYYRLNVVSLHIPPLRERREDIIELTYSFLNDFSINYNRPIRDLPSNIMHELLHYNWPGNIRELRNVVERLVVFATDGIIKQEYLPFHTNETLDNHAAQSLLLSNNNTILSLQEEMDEHEKKVIERALRILDGNKLECAKQLGVTRATLYNRLKRLGLQ; via the coding sequence ATGACATTTTCATTTCCAACAATAAAAGAGTTTATAAAAATTTTATCAATCGATCGTACAAGTATGTTTAAGTACATGAAACAAGTAGGTGGCAAATTTTATTACATCCATTCATCTACTGAAAAATGGAGTTGTGCAGTTATATATGAAAATGACTCTTTCAATGCTTTAATCGAAGCCTTTTCTAGCTATTCAGCGGTCGTTATTATAAACGAAACTCAAGAACCTATATGCTGTATAACTGCTCAGCGAACGATTCCTTTTCTTTATAAGTATTACAATGAACTACAAGCTTTTTATAATACTGTTATTCAAACAACTGATTCTTCTGTTACAGTCATCGATGATAAAGAATGCGTCCGTACTTGGACGGATGGCGCCGAAAAGATTTTTTCAGTCAACCATAATGAAATTATCGGACAACCAATCACTCGCTTTTTTGATTATAAAGATTTAGAAATTTTACAATCATTACATGACGGAAAAAGTATAATCGCTCAGTTCCATCAACCTCGACCAGATTTGTTCGTATTAATTAACTCAAATCCAGTTTATTACAACGAGGAAATTATAGGAGCAGTCGTTTCCGAAACTGATGTTACAAATCAAGTCGCTTTGAATGAAAAATTATTTAATATGTCGCATGAAATGCACCGATTGGAACAAGAAGTAGCAAAATATAAAGATACATCCGATCCTTTCCTTGCGATGAATGGAAAAAGTCCTGTTATACAAAGAACCATTCAATTAGCAAGAAAGGTTTGTTCGGTAAAATCAACGGTTTTAATACTTGGCGAAAGCGGTGTTGGAAAAGAAGTATTTGCGAAAGCAATTCATGAAGCAAGTGAGACAGCAAATGCCCCTTTCATTTCGATCAACTGCGGTGCAATCCCAGAAGCGTTATTTGAAAGTGAATTATTCGGTTACGAGCGCGGGGCGTTTTCTGGTGCAAATAGTAAAGGGAAGAAAGGGAAAATTGAGCTCGCACAAGGCGGTACTTTATTCCTTGATGAAATAGGCGAAATGCCTCTCGATATGCAAGTGAAACTTTTGCGTGTACTGCAAGAACGAAAGTATTACCGAGTTGGTGGAGAAAAAGAAATAAATATTGATTTCCGTATTATCGCTGCTACAAATCGTGATTTACAAGAAGAAATGAGAAAAGGAACTTTCCGAGAAGATTTATACTATCGCTTAAATGTAGTTAGCTTGCATATTCCGCCACTACGCGAAAGACGAGAGGATATTATCGAATTAACATACTCATTCTTAAACGATTTTTCAATAAACTATAACAGACCAATTCGAGACTTACCTTCAAATATTATGCATGAACTACTTCATTACAATTGGCCTGGTAATATTCGCGAGCTCCGCAACGTAGTTGAAAGACTCGTCGTATTTGCGACAGATGGTATTATTAAACAAGAATATTTACCATTTCATACAAATGAAACTTTAGACAATCATGCAGCTCAATCCCTATTACTTAGCAACAATAATACGATTCTTTCTTTACAAGAAGAAATGGATGAGCACGAGAAAAAGGTCATTGAGCGAGCTTTACGCATTTTAGATGGTAATAAATTAGAATGTGCGAAACAACTTGGCGTAACGAGGGCCACTTTATATAACCGTTTAAAAAGACTGGGGTTACAATAA
- a CDS encoding (2Fe-2S)-binding protein, whose protein sequence is MTNKENLIVCRCEEVTYGQLQSTIAEYKCSARELKLRTRAGMGFCGGRTCRMMIDRMIENANPDITPNEIPLKYQPPVRAVTFGAVGESK, encoded by the coding sequence ATGACGAATAAAGAGAACTTAATTGTTTGTCGTTGTGAAGAAGTTACATACGGACAACTTCAATCGACAATTGCTGAATATAAATGCTCGGCAAGAGAATTAAAACTAAGAACACGTGCTGGCATGGGATTTTGCGGTGGCCGCACATGTAGAATGATGATAGATCGAATGATTGAAAATGCAAACCCTGACATAACTCCTAATGAAATACCTTTAAAATATCAACCACCCGTGCGTGCGGTTACTTTTGGAGCGGTAGGTGAAAGTAAATGA
- a CDS encoding (2Fe-2S)-binding protein produces the protein MSRITNHPILGSLNNSERITFQFNGQQYEAYEHETIAAALLANGIRTLRVHEDSGTPRGIYCNIGHCSECRVTVNNQTNVRACLTVVEDNMVVESGKQHPNIVREMVKKQ, from the coding sequence ATGAGTAGAATTACAAATCACCCTATTTTAGGTAGTTTAAATAATAGTGAACGCATCACTTTTCAATTTAACGGTCAACAATACGAAGCTTATGAACACGAAACTATAGCTGCTGCCCTGCTAGCAAACGGAATACGAACTTTAAGGGTCCATGAAGATAGCGGGACACCACGAGGTATTTATTGTAATATCGGACATTGTTCAGAATGCCGCGTGACAGTAAATAATCAAACGAACGTAAGAGCGTGCTTAACTGTTGTAGAAGACAATATGGTTGTTGAAAGTGGAAAACAGCATCCAAATATCGTGAGAGAGATGGTGAAAAAGCAATGA
- a CDS encoding NAD(P)/FAD-dependent oxidoreductase has product MIDVIIIGAGPAGLSASISCAHFGLNVLVIDEFMKPGGRLLGQLHQEPTGEWWNGIEESKRLHEEAKSLSVDIRCGVSVFNLEKDENSWLIHTNIGTLEASFVLIATGAAEYSIPIPGWTLPGVMSIGAAQVMTNVHRVQVGKKGIIIGANILSFAILNELQLAGINVDHIVLPEKSDLSQKAGEPEEVLNSLLNAAHLAPSALLRIGSRFMKYDWIRKAGLTFYPNNGMKINGTPLHLRKAALEIIGTDQVEGVRVANTDSNGNVINGSEKIYEADFVCIAGGLYPLAELAAVAGCPFHYIPELGGHVPLHSEEMETPLPGLFVAGNITGIESGKIAMAQGTVAGYSIVKQANKTSNPVEKHLQQAIQNVHTVRQKAAIQFNPMVDVGRRKMNEIWRDFQSFEENQQMKSGKISI; this is encoded by the coding sequence ATGATAGATGTAATTATTATTGGCGCAGGACCAGCAGGATTATCAGCGTCTATCTCTTGTGCCCATTTTGGACTTAACGTACTTGTTATTGATGAATTTATGAAGCCTGGCGGGAGATTGTTAGGACAATTGCATCAAGAGCCTACTGGAGAATGGTGGAACGGCATAGAAGAATCCAAACGCCTTCACGAAGAAGCAAAATCACTTTCAGTCGATATTCGGTGCGGTGTTTCTGTCTTTAATTTAGAAAAAGATGAGAACTCTTGGCTCATACATACAAATATCGGTACATTAGAAGCATCGTTCGTACTCATTGCTACTGGTGCCGCTGAGTATTCTATTCCCATTCCTGGCTGGACACTTCCAGGGGTTATGTCAATTGGAGCAGCTCAAGTTATGACGAATGTTCATCGCGTGCAAGTTGGAAAAAAAGGAATCATTATTGGCGCTAACATTTTGTCATTCGCTATTTTAAATGAACTACAGTTAGCTGGAATTAATGTGGATCATATTGTACTTCCCGAAAAGAGTGATTTAAGCCAAAAGGCTGGTGAACCAGAAGAAGTTTTGAACTCTCTTTTAAATGCGGCTCACCTCGCTCCTTCTGCTTTGCTGCGTATAGGTAGTCGTTTTATGAAATATGATTGGATTCGAAAAGCTGGATTAACCTTCTATCCAAATAACGGAATGAAAATAAACGGGACACCACTTCATCTCCGGAAAGCTGCACTTGAAATTATCGGTACAGATCAAGTTGAGGGTGTGCGTGTAGCTAATACTGATTCTAACGGAAATGTTATTAATGGCTCAGAAAAGATATATGAGGCTGACTTCGTTTGTATTGCCGGAGGTTTGTATCCTCTTGCTGAGCTTGCCGCTGTAGCGGGATGCCCATTCCATTACATTCCGGAATTAGGCGGACATGTTCCACTTCATTCAGAAGAAATGGAAACCCCTCTTCCCGGTTTATTTGTAGCTGGAAATATTACCGGAATTGAAAGCGGGAAAATCGCGATGGCACAAGGGACTGTCGCTGGATATTCAATCGTAAAACAAGCTAATAAAACATCTAATCCGGTTGAAAAACATTTACAACAAGCAATTCAAAATGTTCACACTGTACGTCAGAAAGCTGCGATTCAGTTTAATCCAATGGTTGATGTTGGTAGACGGAAGATGAATGAAATTTGGCGTGATTTTCAATCATTTGAAGAAAATCAACAAATGAAATCGGGAAAAATTAGCATATAA